One window of the Candidatus Microbacterium colombiense genome contains the following:
- the glsA gene encoding glutaminase A — MHAAGWEHVPQQVSTGSLPGWDRVEEIVRDAHRRFADDQRGEVADYIPVLAEADPALFGLAVIEVGGGLHDAGDAQHLFSIQSISKMFVYALAVQEHGHQHVRDIVGVNNTGLPFNSVMALELNAGHPMNPMVNAGAIATTALMPGATPAEQWERVREGLSAFAGRQLSMDGVVYASEVETNERNRALGRLLKSYGRLEGDPDEIVDVYTRQCALSVSAHDLAVMGATLADGGVNPITGERVVSADVCRDTLAVVASTGLYERSGEWLFEIGLPAKSGVAGGIVAIAPGKGAAAGFSPRLDPAGNSVRSQLAIGYLSRTLGLNLFASAPAVAEQPRV; from the coding sequence GTGCACGCAGCTGGGTGGGAACACGTTCCGCAGCAGGTGTCGACGGGCTCCCTTCCCGGATGGGATCGCGTCGAGGAGATCGTGCGTGACGCGCATCGTCGGTTCGCCGACGATCAGCGCGGCGAGGTCGCCGACTACATCCCCGTGCTGGCGGAGGCGGACCCGGCACTCTTCGGGCTCGCGGTGATCGAGGTGGGCGGTGGGCTGCACGACGCCGGCGACGCGCAGCATCTGTTCTCGATCCAATCGATCTCGAAGATGTTCGTCTACGCGCTGGCCGTGCAGGAGCACGGGCATCAACATGTGCGTGACATCGTCGGTGTGAACAACACCGGTCTGCCTTTCAACTCGGTGATGGCACTCGAACTCAACGCGGGGCACCCGATGAACCCGATGGTCAACGCGGGCGCGATCGCCACGACTGCGCTGATGCCGGGCGCGACACCGGCGGAGCAATGGGAGCGCGTGCGGGAAGGTCTCTCGGCTTTCGCCGGTCGTCAGCTGAGCATGGACGGCGTCGTCTACGCGTCGGAGGTCGAGACGAACGAGCGCAATCGCGCGCTCGGACGCCTGCTCAAGAGCTACGGGCGCCTGGAGGGTGATCCGGACGAGATCGTGGACGTGTACACGCGACAATGCGCGTTGAGCGTCAGCGCGCACGACCTGGCCGTGATGGGGGCGACCCTGGCGGACGGGGGAGTGAACCCGATCACGGGGGAGCGCGTGGTCTCGGCCGACGTCTGCCGAGACACGCTCGCCGTCGTCGCATCCACCGGCCTGTACGAGCGTTCGGGGGAGTGGCTGTTCGAGATCGGACTTCCCGCGAAGTCGGGCGTCGCCGGCGGCATCGTGGCGATCGCGCCCGGCAAGGGGGCGGCAGCCGGATTCTCTCCCCGGCTTGACCCCGCGGGGAACTCGGTGCGGTCGCAGCTCGCGATCGGCTACCTCTCGCGCACGCTCGGGCTCAACCTCTTCGCCTCGGCGCCGGCCGTCGCCGAACAGCCGCGCGTGTGA